One genomic region from Cetobacterium sp. 8H encodes:
- a CDS encoding N-acetylmannosamine-6-phosphate 2-epimerase yields MRKGLIVSCQALENEPLHSSFIMGRMAMAAEIAGAVGIRANSVEDILEIKKMVNLPIIGIIKKDYDHIISYITPTIKELEALIATDIDVIALDATINADLELLKSLKIKYPNQKFMADISTVEEGLRAEELGFDYIGTTLVGYTEQSKGLNNFEVLKELIAKSKKPIIAEGNFDTPEKSRLAMEMGAYSVVVGGAITRPQLIAKKFADEINKAQF; encoded by the coding sequence ATGAGAAAAGGACTTATTGTTTCTTGTCAAGCATTAGAAAACGAACCATTACACAGCTCATTTATTATGGGAAGAATGGCAATGGCTGCTGAAATAGCGGGAGCTGTTGGAATTAGAGCAAATAGTGTTGAAGATATTTTAGAAATTAAAAAAATGGTTAACTTACCTATTATAGGAATTATAAAAAAAGATTATGATCATATAATTTCTTATATAACTCCTACAATAAAAGAGCTTGAAGCACTTATTGCTACTGATATTGATGTAATTGCTTTAGATGCTACTATTAATGCTGATTTAGAACTTTTGAAATCTTTAAAAATTAAATATCCTAATCAGAAGTTTATGGCTGATATCTCAACTGTTGAAGAAGGATTAAGAGCTGAAGAACTTGGATTTGACTATATTGGTACAACTTTAGTAGGATATACTGAGCAATCTAAAGGTCTTAATAATTTTGAAGTTCTAAAAGAATTAATTGCAAAATCTAAAAAACCTATTATTGCGGAAGGAAACTTTGATACTCCAGAAAAATCTAGACTTGCAATGGAAATGGGTGCATATTCTGTTGTAGTTGGTGGAGCAATAACTAGACCACAGCTTATTGCTAAAAAATTTGCTGATGAGATTAATAAAGCTCAATTTTAA
- a CDS encoding MgtC/SapB family protein, which yields MAGMELQEIFFRLIVSSVLGGCIGLERELKNKSAGFVTMILVCLGATTIALIQEELLIRQINMITAHPELANSFKLDITRLSAQVVTGVGFIGGGAIIYTKDKVFGITTAAVLWITAAIGLAVGYGFIFLSVSAFLIVVITLIVMKFFEKRILLLIKEKLSLKINNK from the coding sequence ATGGCAGGAATGGAATTACAAGAAATCTTTTTTAGATTGATTGTTTCCTCTGTATTAGGTGGTTGTATAGGTTTAGAGAGAGAGTTGAAAAATAAGTCTGCAGGATTTGTTACAATGATTTTAGTTTGCTTAGGAGCTACAACAATTGCGTTGATACAAGAGGAACTTTTAATAAGGCAAATCAATATGATAACAGCTCATCCAGAGCTAGCAAATAGTTTTAAATTAGATATTACAAGACTTTCAGCTCAAGTAGTAACAGGTGTTGGATTTATAGGTGGTGGAGCAATAATTTATACTAAAGATAAAGTTTTTGGTATAACGACTGCTGCAGTTCTATGGATAACCGCAGCTATAGGATTAGCTGTAGGGTATGGCTTTATATTTTTATCGGTTTCAGCATTTTTAATTGTTGTAATAACTTTGATTGTTATGAAATTTTTTGAGAAAAGGATTTTACTACTAATCAAAGAAAAATTGTCTTTAAAAATAAATAATAAATAA
- a CDS encoding TRAP transporter large permease — protein MQIYYPIIILFILFFLNVPIAFSLIGASLYYFIFINTGIPLNLVIQRFTGSIDSFPLLAIPFFIMVGSVMNYSGISSSLMKMADTLTGHMIGGLAQTNILLSTIMGGISGSANADAAMQSKILVPEMVKRGYNNAFSSAVTAASSAISPVIPPGINLIIYALIANVSVGEMFLAGYLPGLMMAVSLMITVTLISKKRGYERTREKRATLKEVFEQMKKSIWALLIPFGIIFGMRLGMFTPTEAGAIAVVFCGVIGSVIYKELKLEHIPLILKETVYGTSAVVLIVMAAKLFGYYMTLELIPQNIAEYLISITDNKFLLLMIINALLLVIGMFIEGGAALIILAPLFVPAVVKLGVNPVHFGIILIVNIMIGGVTPPFGSMMFTVCAITKCDLKEFIKESLPFIFALLIVLGILTYSETIAMFVPNLM, from the coding sequence GTGCAGATATACTATCCAATAATAATATTATTTATACTATTTTTTCTAAATGTACCTATAGCTTTTTCTCTTATAGGAGCATCTTTATATTATTTTATATTCATAAATACAGGGATTCCGTTAAATTTAGTTATTCAAAGATTTACAGGATCTATAGATTCATTTCCATTGTTAGCAATACCATTTTTTATAATGGTAGGTTCTGTAATGAACTATTCTGGAATAAGCTCTAGTTTAATGAAAATGGCAGATACATTGACTGGACATATGATTGGTGGATTAGCTCAAACAAATATATTATTAAGTACAATAATGGGTGGAATATCTGGTTCAGCAAATGCTGATGCAGCAATGCAATCTAAAATATTAGTTCCTGAAATGGTAAAAAGAGGATATAATAATGCATTTTCATCTGCAGTAACAGCAGCTTCTTCTGCAATAAGTCCTGTAATACCACCAGGTATAAATTTAATAATTTATGCTTTGATAGCTAATGTATCTGTAGGAGAGATGTTCTTAGCAGGATATCTTCCAGGGTTGATGATGGCGGTATCTTTGATGATAACAGTAACATTGATTTCAAAAAAAAGAGGATATGAAAGAACAAGAGAAAAAAGAGCTACATTAAAAGAGGTATTTGAACAGATGAAAAAATCAATTTGGGCATTATTAATACCTTTTGGAATAATATTTGGAATGAGACTAGGAATGTTTACACCAACAGAAGCTGGAGCGATAGCGGTAGTTTTTTGTGGAGTGATAGGTTCAGTTATTTATAAAGAGTTAAAGTTGGAGCATATTCCATTAATACTTAAGGAAACTGTCTATGGAACTAGTGCTGTTGTTTTAATAGTTATGGCAGCAAAATTATTTGGCTATTATATGACGTTAGAATTAATTCCTCAGAATATAGCTGAATATTTAATTTCAATAACAGACAATAAGTTTTTGCTATTAATGATTATAAATGCACTTTTACTTGTAATAGGTATGTTCATAGAAGGTGGGGCAGCACTAATAATATTGGCACCTTTATTCGTTCCAGCAGTAGTAAAATTGGGTGTAAATCCAGTTCATTTTGGAATTATATTAATTGTTAATATAATGATAGGAGGGGTTACACCTCCTTTTGGAAGCATGATGTTTACTGTATGTGCTATAACAAAATGTGATTTAAAAGAGTTTATAAAAGAGAGTTTACCATTTATTTTCGCATTATTAATAGTTTTAGGAATTTTAACGTATTCTGAAACTATAGCAATGTTTGTTCCAAATCTAATGTAA
- a CDS encoding TRAP transporter small permease encodes MLKKLDKIEMAISCSALILTVVFVVVNVFTRYFLGYTISWAEEISTVCFMISVFIGMSMAYRKKMHVGVDFVLALLPLKFKKYFKILTGLVMLFLNGTILYLTLEYIKTAKKVTPVLSLKYSHINIALVIGFFFNSYIYFRIYVSRYKK; translated from the coding sequence ATGTTAAAAAAACTTGATAAAATAGAGATGGCAATAAGTTGTTCAGCGTTAATTTTAACAGTAGTTTTTGTTGTTGTAAATGTTTTTACAAGATATTTTTTGGGATATACAATTTCATGGGCAGAGGAAATATCAACGGTTTGTTTTATGATTAGTGTATTTATAGGTATGTCGATGGCGTATAGAAAAAAAATGCATGTTGGTGTTGATTTTGTACTAGCTCTTTTGCCATTGAAATTTAAAAAATACTTTAAAATTTTAACAGGGTTAGTTATGCTTTTTTTAAATGGAACTATATTATATCTAACATTAGAGTATATAAAAACAGCTAAAAAAGTTACGCCAGTACTAAGTTTGAAATACAGTCATATAAATATAGCTTTAGTTATAGGATTTTTTTTTAATAGTTATATATACTTTAGAATTTATGTATCAAGATATAAAAAGTGA
- a CDS encoding C4-dicarboxylate TRAP transporter substrate-binding protein, with amino-acid sequence MKKSLLGVLIFSILGMYGCGQKDEPKKEEKPVEKPIEKEVPKKIAKLSLVFQPTELVTQEIQKVSERIKEKTNGSVEIQVFPGGQLPVYKDNLEQVVNGADWIAVEDPSYLGDYVPDFTAIVGPMLYNSFDEYNKMTETDLVKNLVTKASDKGIKIMSLNYLFGFRNMITNKEIVTPEDLKGMKIRVPGSQLWIQTLGAMTASPTPMAFPETYGAIQQKVVDGLEGSIASMYGTKIYEVAKQMSNTKHFLGTAGVYISPAFWNKLNDNEKDIVEKEFLQGAINNNEQLAKEEQMMITKLTEAGVKFNDVDFESFSKLTEKVFTEDTKLTPGIHGQIIEELKKIRENNN; translated from the coding sequence ATGAAAAAGAGTTTGTTAGGGGTTTTAATATTTTCAATATTGGGGATGTATGGTTGTGGTCAAAAAGATGAACCAAAAAAAGAAGAGAAACCTGTAGAAAAACCAATAGAAAAGGAAGTACCTAAAAAAATAGCTAAATTAAGTTTAGTTTTTCAACCAACAGAACTAGTTACTCAAGAGATTCAAAAAGTTAGTGAAAGAATAAAAGAAAAAACAAATGGAAGTGTAGAGATACAAGTTTTTCCAGGAGGGCAATTACCAGTATATAAAGATAATTTAGAACAAGTTGTAAATGGTGCAGATTGGATAGCTGTTGAAGATCCATCATATTTAGGAGATTATGTACCGGATTTTACTGCAATTGTAGGACCTATGTTATATAATTCATTTGATGAATATAACAAGATGACAGAAACAGATTTAGTAAAAAATTTAGTAACAAAGGCTTCAGATAAAGGTATAAAAATAATGTCTTTAAATTATCTTTTTGGATTTAGAAATATGATAACAAATAAAGAAATTGTAACTCCAGAGGATTTGAAAGGGATGAAAATAAGAGTTCCAGGAAGTCAATTATGGATACAAACATTAGGAGCAATGACAGCATCTCCAACACCTATGGCTTTTCCAGAAACATACGGAGCGATTCAACAAAAAGTAGTAGATGGATTAGAAGGATCTATAGCGTCTATGTATGGAACTAAAATATATGAGGTAGCAAAACAAATGTCAAATACAAAACATTTTTTAGGAACAGCAGGGGTTTATATATCACCAGCATTTTGGAATAAACTAAACGATAATGAAAAAGACATTGTAGAAAAAGAGTTTTTACAAGGTGCTATAAATAACAATGAGCAACTAGCAAAAGAAGAGCAAATGATGATTACAAAGTTAACAGAAGCAGGAGTTAAATTTAATGATGTTGACTTCGAAAGTTTCTCGAAATTAACAGAAAAAGTATTTACAGAAGATACAAAATTAACTCCAGGTATTCATGGGCAAATAATAGAAGAGTTGAAGAAAATTAGAGAAAATAATAATTAA
- a CDS encoding HAD-IIA family hydrolase, with the protein MLTKTKLFLLDMDGTIYHEDKLIEGTKEFIDLLNSQNKEFIFLTNNSSKNLNNYVNKVNNLGLNVNKNHFYTSVQATIDYLETLAKKDFLKIYVVGTKALKQELSENGFILVDNLDEDINTLIIGFDTELDYKKLTDASMLLFKGVKHYIATNPDFSCPLKNNIYIPDCGSICEMLFLTTGKRPFVIGKPRKEMIELLVKDKNLKKDEIIIVGDRIYTDIRCGFNAGINTALVLTGESTLEDVNKSPIKPTFIFNSIKNIYDELNK; encoded by the coding sequence ATGCTTACAAAAACAAAATTATTTTTATTGGATATGGATGGAACGATATATCACGAGGATAAGTTAATAGAAGGGACCAAAGAATTTATAGATCTTTTAAATTCTCAAAATAAAGAGTTTATTTTTTTAACAAATAACTCTTCTAAAAATTTGAATAACTATGTAAATAAAGTTAATAACTTAGGTTTAAATGTTAATAAGAATCATTTTTATACATCTGTTCAAGCCACAATTGATTATCTCGAAACTCTTGCTAAAAAAGACTTTCTAAAAATTTATGTTGTTGGAACAAAAGCTTTAAAACAAGAACTCTCCGAAAACGGATTTATTTTAGTAGATAATCTCGATGAAGATATCAATACTTTAATTATAGGATTTGATACTGAACTTGATTATAAAAAATTAACAGATGCTTCTATGCTTCTTTTTAAAGGTGTTAAACATTATATTGCTACAAATCCTGATTTTTCATGTCCTTTAAAAAATAATATATACATACCTGATTGTGGATCAATTTGTGAAATGCTTTTCCTCACAACAGGAAAAAGACCATTTGTTATTGGTAAACCACGAAAAGAGATGATTGAACTTTTAGTTAAAGATAAAAATCTAAAAAAAGATGAAATTATAATTGTTGGTGATAGAATATATACTGACATCAGATGTGGCTTCAATGCAGGCATTAATACCGCTCTTGTCTTAACTGGAGAAAGCACCCTAGAAGATGTTAATAAAAGTCCAATCAAACCCACATTTATCTTTAATTCTATTAAAAATATTTATGACGAACTAAATAAATAA
- a CDS encoding pyridoxal phosphate-dependent aminotransferase: MLKINPYLDDIEISVIRKIAEAASEYKNIKEGKKLINLTIGEPDLPQSMIIKEETANYIMDAKLGYSQLGGVLELREEIAKYYKNKYNVDVKPDEIIITVGSTEGLSTAIKTVILPGDEVITPLPVYPGYEPLIILAGAKLIKVDTSKDNYELTVETLKRYVNEKTKAIILNYPSNPSGVVISEKNRDEILKFVKENNIYIISDEVYSEILFEGKHNTFLQNNFRDNVILVNGFSKSHSLTGWRIGYVISSKKIRDYLIKVHQYTVTSASIISQKGALIALKKCSCIDEQVKIYKERAIRVYDRLQNAGINAIKPKGAIYIFVSIGEGNSLKFAEKLLESQRVAVVPGIAFGMDNFIRLSLVSHLDELLEATDRIIEFINSNRV; the protein is encoded by the coding sequence ATGTTGAAAATAAATCCGTATTTAGATGACATAGAAATTTCAGTAATTAGAAAAATAGCAGAGGCAGCCTCTGAATATAAAAATATAAAAGAGGGTAAGAAACTTATAAATTTAACAATAGGAGAGCCAGATTTACCTCAATCTATGATAATAAAAGAGGAAACAGCCAATTACATAATGGATGCTAAACTTGGTTATTCTCAACTGGGAGGAGTTCTTGAGTTAAGAGAGGAAATCGCTAAATACTATAAGAATAAATATAATGTTGATGTTAAGCCAGATGAAATAATAATAACAGTGGGAAGTACAGAGGGGTTATCAACAGCAATAAAAACAGTAATTTTACCAGGAGATGAGGTTATAACTCCACTTCCGGTTTATCCTGGATATGAGCCTTTAATTATATTAGCAGGAGCTAAATTAATAAAAGTTGATACATCTAAAGATAACTACGAGCTTACAGTAGAAACATTAAAGAGATATGTAAATGAAAAAACAAAGGCAATAATATTGAATTATCCATCTAATCCATCAGGAGTAGTAATATCAGAAAAAAATAGGGATGAAATTTTAAAATTTGTTAAAGAGAATAATATTTATATAATTAGTGATGAAGTTTATAGTGAAATTTTATTTGAAGGAAAACACAATACTTTTTTACAAAATAACTTTAGAGATAATGTTATTTTGGTAAATGGATTTTCAAAATCGCATTCTTTAACAGGGTGGAGAATAGGATATGTTATATCTAGTAAAAAAATACGTGATTACTTGATAAAAGTTCATCAATATACAGTGACCTCAGCATCTATAATATCACAAAAGGGTGCTTTAATAGCATTAAAAAAATGTAGTTGTATAGATGAACAGGTAAAGATATATAAAGAAAGGGCTATAAGAGTTTATGATAGATTACAGAATGCTGGAATAAATGCAATTAAACCTAAAGGAGCCATATATATATTTGTTTCAATAGGAGAGGGAAATTCTTTAAAGTTTGCAGAAAAATTATTAGAAAGTCAAAGAGTTGCAGTTGTTCCAGGGATAGCTTTTGGAATGGATAATTTCATTCGTTTATCTTTAGTAAGCCATTTAGATGAGCTTTTAGAAGCAACAGATAGAATAATTGAATTTATAAATAGTAATAGGGTGTGA
- a CDS encoding aspartate-semialdehyde dehydrogenase: MKKYNLAIVGATGMVGRMFLKVLEERDLPIEKLYLFSSIRSAGTKVLFKGKELIVEELKEESFNREIDIALFSAGGDISKKYAPIASSKGVTVIDNSSAWRMDDKVPLIVPEVNPEEIIKNTGIIANPNCSTIQSVVPLKIIDKLYGIKRVIYSTYQAVSGSGVKGVRDLEEGLKGNKPTNYPHPIVNNCLPHIDSFLDNNYTKEEEKMINETRKILGKPNLAVTATCVRVPVMNAHSISINVELERSPDLEELREVLSKTKGIILEDDIRENKYPMAINADGKDEVFVGRLRKDFSIENGLNLWVVADNIRKGAATNTIQIAELLMQ, translated from the coding sequence GTGAAAAAATATAATCTAGCAATTGTTGGAGCTACAGGAATGGTAGGAAGAATGTTCTTGAAGGTCTTAGAGGAAAGAGATTTGCCAATAGAAAAATTATATCTATTTTCATCTATTCGTTCTGCAGGAACTAAAGTACTATTTAAAGGTAAAGAATTAATTGTAGAAGAATTAAAAGAGGAATCTTTTAATAGAGAAATTGATATAGCTCTATTTTCAGCTGGAGGAGATATAAGTAAAAAGTATGCCCCAATAGCTTCATCAAAAGGAGTTACAGTTATAGACAATAGTAGTGCTTGGAGAATGGATGATAAAGTTCCATTGATTGTACCTGAAGTAAATCCAGAAGAAATAATAAAAAATACAGGAATAATAGCAAACCCAAATTGTTCAACAATTCAATCTGTAGTTCCATTAAAAATAATAGATAAACTGTATGGAATTAAAAGAGTTATTTATTCCACTTATCAAGCTGTTTCTGGTAGTGGTGTAAAAGGTGTTCGTGATTTAGAAGAAGGACTTAAAGGAAATAAACCTACAAATTACCCACATCCTATAGTGAATAATTGTTTACCACATATTGATTCTTTTTTAGATAATAATTATACTAAAGAAGAGGAAAAAATGATAAACGAGACAAGAAAAATACTAGGCAAACCAAATCTTGCTGTCACAGCAACTTGTGTAAGAGTTCCTGTTATGAATGCACACTCGATATCTATAAATGTAGAGCTCGAAAGATCACCAGATTTAGAGGAATTGAGAGAGGTTCTTTCTAAAACAAAAGGGATAATATTAGAGGATGACATTAGAGAAAATAAGTATCCAATGGCTATAAATGCTGATGGAAAAGACGAAGTTTTTGTAGGGAGATTGAGAAAAGATTTCAGTATAGAAAATGGTTTAAATCTTTGGGTAGTGGCAGATAATATAAGAAAAGGTGCAGCGACAAACACTATTCAAATAGCTGAACTGTTGATGCAATAG
- a CDS encoding urocanate hydratase, protein MINQEIFNAMTIKLTAEDIPMDIPKIDPKVRRAPKRVVHLEKDEIALALKNALRYIPEEFHEMLAPEFLEELKTHGRIYGYRFRPSGNIHGKPIFEYKGNCTDARAVQVMIDNNLDFDIALYPYELVTYGETGQVCQNWMQYRLIKKYLEVMTMDQTLVMASGHPTGLFRSHPAAPRVIITNGLMIGAFDDYDNWARGAALGVANYGQMTAGGWMYIGPQGIVHGTYSTILNAGRLFCDVPADGDLSGKLFVTSGLGGMSGAQGKATVIAKGVSIIAEVDLSRIQTRLEQGWINKFVSTPKDAFDLAYEKMSKKEPYAIAFHGNIVDLLEYADTNNIHIDLLSDQTSCHAVYDGGYCPAGISFEERTRLLAEDRKTFRKLVDETLRKHYNVIKNLTEKGVYFFDYGNSFLKSIYDIGIKEISKNGRDDKGGFIFPSYVEDILGPELFDYGYGPFRWVCLSGKKEDLLKTDSAALELVNPNRRYQDRDNYMWIKDADKNGLVVGTQARIFYQDAMSRTHIALKFNDMVRKGEIGPVMLGRDHHDVSGTDSPFRETSNIKDGSNIMADMATQCFAGNAARGMTMIALHNGGGVGIGKSINGGFGMVLDGSKRVDDILMQAMPWDVMGGVARRAWARNEHSIETVIEYNKNNQGTDHITLPYIASEELINRLIK, encoded by the coding sequence ATGATTAATCAAGAAATTTTCAATGCTATGACAATTAAATTAACAGCTGAAGACATTCCTATGGACATCCCTAAAATTGACCCTAAAGTTAGGAGAGCTCCTAAAAGAGTTGTTCATCTTGAAAAAGATGAAATTGCACTTGCTCTTAAAAATGCCCTTAGATATATCCCAGAAGAATTTCACGAGATGCTTGCTCCGGAATTTTTAGAGGAACTAAAAACTCATGGTAGAATCTACGGTTACAGATTTCGACCTTCAGGAAATATACATGGTAAACCAATCTTCGAATATAAAGGAAATTGTACAGATGCTAGAGCTGTTCAAGTTATGATAGATAATAACTTAGATTTTGATATAGCTTTATATCCATATGAATTAGTTACTTATGGTGAAACTGGTCAAGTTTGTCAAAACTGGATGCAATATAGACTCATTAAGAAATATTTAGAGGTTATGACTATGGATCAAACTTTAGTTATGGCTTCAGGTCATCCTACCGGACTTTTTAGATCACATCCAGCAGCTCCTAGAGTTATAATAACAAATGGACTTATGATTGGTGCTTTTGATGATTATGATAACTGGGCTAGAGGAGCAGCTCTTGGAGTAGCTAACTACGGGCAAATGACTGCAGGTGGATGGATGTATATAGGTCCTCAAGGAATAGTTCATGGTACATATTCAACTATTTTAAATGCTGGAAGACTTTTTTGTGATGTTCCTGCTGATGGCGACTTAAGTGGTAAATTATTTGTTACATCTGGATTAGGCGGTATGAGTGGAGCTCAAGGTAAAGCTACTGTTATCGCAAAAGGAGTTTCAATTATAGCTGAAGTTGATCTTTCTAGAATTCAAACTAGATTAGAACAAGGTTGGATAAATAAGTTTGTATCAACGCCTAAAGATGCCTTTGATTTGGCTTATGAGAAGATGTCCAAAAAAGAACCTTATGCTATTGCATTCCATGGAAATATTGTAGACCTTCTAGAATATGCTGACACAAACAATATACATATAGATCTACTTTCTGATCAAACGTCTTGTCATGCTGTTTATGATGGGGGCTATTGCCCTGCTGGAATCTCATTTGAAGAGAGAACGAGACTTTTAGCTGAGGATAGAAAAACTTTTAGAAAATTAGTTGATGAAACTTTAAGAAAACATTATAATGTAATTAAAAATTTAACTGAAAAAGGTGTTTATTTCTTTGATTACGGAAATAGTTTTTTGAAATCTATATATGATATTGGTATCAAAGAAATCTCAAAAAATGGAAGAGATGATAAAGGCGGATTTATATTCCCATCATATGTTGAAGATATCTTAGGTCCAGAGCTCTTTGATTATGGTTATGGTCCATTTAGATGGGTATGTCTATCTGGAAAAAAAGAAGACCTTTTAAAAACAGATTCCGCTGCTCTTGAGCTTGTTAATCCAAATAGAAGATATCAAGACAGAGATAACTATATGTGGATAAAGGATGCTGATAAAAACGGATTAGTTGTAGGAACACAGGCTAGAATTTTCTATCAAGATGCTATGAGTAGAACACATATTGCTCTTAAGTTTAATGATATGGTACGAAAAGGAGAAATTGGCCCTGTTATGCTAGGTAGAGACCATCATGATGTTTCTGGAACAGATTCTCCATTTAGAGAGACTTCAAATATCAAAGATGGAAGTAATATTATGGCTGATATGGCAACACAATGTTTTGCAGGAAATGCAGCTAGAGGAATGACTATGATTGCTCTTCACAATGGTGGTGGAGTTGGAATAGGAAAATCTATTAACGGTGGATTTGGTATGGTTCTAGACGGAAGTAAAAGAGTTGATGACATCTTGATGCAAGCTATGCCTTGGGATGTAATGGGGGGCGTTGCTAGAAGAGCTTGGGCTAGAAATGAGCACTCTATAGAAACTGTTATTGAATATAATAAAAATAATCAAGGAACTGATCACATTACATTACCATATATTGCAAGCGAAGAATTAATAAACAGATTAATTAAATAG
- the hutG gene encoding formimidoylglutamase, with product MYWTGRVDGEEQDVLRIHQAIKIMSFEDLLNEDSKEKKICFVSFNSDEGVRRNSGRLGAKEGWIHVKKALSGFPIFIEDLKFYDLKDPIEVIGHDLESAHEKLSHMVSSLKSKNYLVVVLGGGHDIAFGTYNGVLDFALTQEEKPKIGIINFDAHFDMREYTNGRNSGTMFLQIADNCQEKGLNFDYNVFGIQKFSNTKRLFDTADRLDVKYYFAEEIRTIPMDEIYSILKRNDYIHLTLCTDVFHITSAPGVSAPQTFGVNPRNALPLLKTIAKYSKNLTIDVAEINPTYDYDDRTSRLMANIIYELILCHFE from the coding sequence ATGTACTGGACTGGAAGAGTTGATGGAGAAGAACAAGATGTTCTCCGTATTCATCAAGCTATAAAAATTATGTCTTTTGAAGACCTTTTAAATGAGGATTCGAAAGAAAAGAAGATTTGCTTTGTTAGTTTTAATTCCGATGAAGGAGTTAGAAGAAATTCTGGAAGACTTGGAGCTAAAGAGGGCTGGATTCATGTGAAAAAAGCCCTTTCCGGCTTTCCTATTTTCATAGAGGATTTAAAATTTTATGATTTAAAAGATCCGATAGAAGTTATTGGTCATGATTTAGAAAGTGCTCATGAAAAGCTTTCACACATGGTTTCCTCTTTAAAATCAAAAAACTATCTTGTTGTAGTTCTAGGCGGCGGTCATGACATTGCTTTTGGAACATACAATGGTGTTTTAGATTTTGCTTTAACACAAGAAGAAAAACCTAAAATTGGAATTATCAATTTCGATGCTCATTTTGATATGAGAGAGTATACAAATGGTAGAAATTCTGGAACTATGTTTTTACAAATAGCAGATAACTGTCAAGAAAAAGGACTTAATTTTGATTATAATGTATTTGGAATACAAAAATTTTCAAATACAAAAAGACTTTTTGATACTGCTGATCGATTAGATGTTAAATATTATTTTGCTGAGGAAATCAGAACTATACCTATGGATGAAATATACTCTATTCTTAAAAGAAACGATTATATACATTTAACTTTATGTACAGATGTTTTTCATATTACATCTGCTCCTGGTGTAAGTGCACCACAAACTTTTGGTGTAAATCCAAGAAATGCCCTACCTTTATTAAAAACAATAGCTAAATATTCAAAAAATCTAACAATAGATGTAGCTGAAATAAATCCTACTTATGACTATGATGATAGAACTTCAAGACTTATGGCTAACATAATCTATGAATTGATTCTTTGTCATTTTGAATAG